The following DNA comes from Pongo pygmaeus isolate AG05252 chromosome 9, NHGRI_mPonPyg2-v2.0_pri, whole genome shotgun sequence.
ggaagaaaaaaagaccaaagaaataaaaaaagaattaataaatgacTGGATGAATGATTGACAGCTACTTTTTGCTATTTCACTATGCCTTCTTCTAGGTTTTTCATTACTAAATATCTTTTTAAGTTACTCCTCTTGAACTGCTCCAGGCTAGAAGTCAGTTAATCAAACATACTAACACTATATATGAACTGAGAGCAAATAGGTGCAGGTAGGGGCTCAAGGAGCTCTCAGTAAATAGACTTAGTAACTTTAACTTGTCTAGATAATTTTCATTAACATTATTTccttgaaattattattattagagaagtAAATTCCAGATGAATGTAAAAATCACTTTATGTTATTAGGTCTGTTAATAATAGATGCTGTTTCTGGATTACTTCCCATGTGTAGacattgttttaaattctttgtataCATTATTAATTTTAGTCCTTAAAATTTATCATGaaatatattctattattattctcattttatgcaTAATAAGATCATCCCAGATTCCACAGTATGGAAATGGTAAGGTGGAAAAATTGGCAATTAATGTGCCTCATGACAGTTTTTGTTAGTGTGCACAGTCTTTTTTTGGTGTCAGGGTGTCTAAGGACTAGAAGGTCGCATCAGGGTAATGTAGAGGAAGCTTGGCTTTATGTGTAGATTGGTGGGGTAACGCATGAAGCAATAATCTTCATTGCCATTTATTTGAGTGATGTGTTGTGCTGCTCTGTTAGGTGGagcacaacaacaacaagaatcAGATCTTTGTGAAGTAAGTGAAGTCTTTGAAGACTAAGTCTTTGAAGAATGAATCAAGCTTGAAATGATTATGAAGAGGCAAAAGAGCATTCcttttcagaaaaggaaagaatatttgcTTAACTCAAATCGGTGTTTTAATTTGACAGTCTGATCTCATCAAATATTCCctgaaaaagtgaagaaaagctTTTCATTTGTACTAAAACTCAGGTACTCAGGACACAGTCTTAGACCAAGATTTCTCCTTATTTTTTCCATCTGGAGTTTCCAGAACTCTGACATATAGGgcatttggtttttgtcttcagGTGAGTCAATGGTTCTGTGAGAGGAAGATGCCTTGAAAGATGGAGTCAATAAACACAAACTTCACTGTCACTGAATTTGTGTTCCTGGGGTTGTCCTCTGAACCAAAGATACAGCTGATTCTTTTTATTATGTTCTTGTTCTTCTACTTATCAACGGTGGCTGGAAATGTTGTAATCATCACTATTATCCAGATGGAACCTCGCCTCCAaacccccatgtacttcttcctcaCTAATTTATCCTTTCTGGACATTTGCTACACATCCACCAATGTCCCCCAAATGCTGTCCAACATGGCGGGGAAAAAGAGCACCATCTCATTCTCCAGCTGCGCTACTCAGATGTACTTCTCCCTCTCCTTTGGAATGATTGAGTGTGTCCTCCTTAGTGTCATGGCTTATGACAGATATGTAGCCATTTGTCATCCTCTTCATTATACTTTCATAATGGACCAAAACACCTGCATTCAACTGGCAGTTATTTCTTGGTCCAGTAGCTTCCTGAGTTCCATGGTTATCAATGTTCTCACGTTGAGTTTGCCCTACTGTGGGCCTAATATCCTGAATCACTTTTTCTGTGAGGTACCTTCTGTCCTGAGGCTGGCTTGCACCGACACCTCATTCACGGAGCTGGTTGTTTTTATCTTCAGTATCATCATTGTCTTCATCCCTTTCCTCCTCATTGTTGTTTCCTATGTCCGGATCCTTCAATCTGTTCTCAGGATGCGGTCAGCCTCTGGGCAGTATAAGGTATTATCCACCTGTACCTCCCATTTGACAGTGGTAACCTTATTTTATGGGACTGCCATCTTCATGTACATGAGACTGCAGTCGAGGTCCTCCTGGGCTGGCGGCAAGATCATTGCGGTTTTCTACAAGGTGGTCACACCCATGCTTAACCCCTTGATTTACAGCCTGAGGAACCAAGATGTGAAAGGAGCTTTAAGGAGAGCTATTGCAAAGCAGAGGATGTGACAGCTGTTAATGAGACACTAACCTTCAGTCTTAATCTAACATAATTTCCTTCTGATTATGAAGTGATAGAGTAAAAAATAGCTTGGACAGGCAACATCTGCCCTGCCATTTATAAAGGGCACATAAACCCAGGTGTAAattcagcagaaaaaaatgtttcctccAAGCACATGGCAGGGCTTTAATGTGTCCAAACAACTCCCTTCATTGAGCTACTGCTCTTACGTTACTCActgaaaaacaaaacgaaacaaaacaccTGTTTCTTTAAAATCACAGACtatctgaaattaattttttgaaattttatcagtgaggtgaaatatttttctctgtgcTTGAGAATCTCAGTCACTTTGATCCAGAGGAGAAATCTCAATTTCCAACTCAGGTTCAGGAATTCAGATTAAAGGTTTTTTAATGTAACAGTCCGCATCTGTGTTAATTTTGTAGTTTCCAGGAAAACAAGACCCCACGTCTACTTTTTTGGTTTGGACTTACTATTGTTCCCTTTACGTATCCTACTTTGTAATAGTCTATCAAAATATTGCTTCATTTAAATTTCACCTAAACTCGTTTCTTCCTACAAATCCTGTGATAGCTCTATTTCTTCCTATGTTTGAAGAAATAGTCTATGGTTCTCCTGATGTGTGTTCTCTATCTTTGAAATGGGTCAGAAGCATCTTAATTTGTCTATGTATAAGTTTGTTCCTGGTGACCTTAGACTAATTGTGTGTACAGGAGGATGGCAATGATCAGAAGCAGAAGATTTGGTCAAATATTAATTAACATGTTAaaggattcatttattcattgatagCCTATTATTGCATGACTATGTAATATAATGTTAAACAGAATACAAATGTGTCTTTTCCTCAAAGCACATATATGTCATATACTTATTGTCTGtgttatatacattatacataaagTGACAAATTTTGATAGctgtaataaagaaataattttcaagaGGCAGTGATAGGCAACAGGTAGGATGTCGTCCTCTGAGGAGGTTGCATGCAAGGACCAGAAGGAGATATAAGAGAAAGATTGAGGTCTTTCTTAGTAAAGAGTTGTTGGACCAAAACTGGAGATGTAAAAGAGTGGTGCTGCCTTTGAGGAAATAAGCCAGAGCATTGGAGGTCTGGCTGGGGAAGCAGCTGCTAGCCCATGCAAGGCTGAGGGACTATGGGGAACAGTAGAGGCTTATTCTTAGTAAAATGTAAGTATTCTGAAGAAGAGTGATACAGCACAACTAATGTTTTCATGAGatttttctgtgtgatgtgcggtGGACCCTAACTAGCAGCACACATTTGTGAAAAAGAGCGTTTCCAGCATTTTGATGCTTTTCAGCCAGTATGTTGAAGGAAAATTATTCTTTGAAGTAAAGAGTAGCTAAATATAATTtagtattaataaaattaataaatgattaatattattaatatttagttAATATGGTCTGTGATTTACATGTTATTAAATTAGAGACAAACTCTAAAAGTTTCTCACTGGTTTATTCAACAATGTagagtaaaattttttttgaagttcGTCTTTCAGATATATCCAACAactaaaatgaaacaatttttttctaactaGATGTAAAGATGATATATAAACAGTAAATAAGACATGTCTAATTGCACAGGTAGAGTAGACATCACtgacttaaaattaaaaatatttaaaaagctaacAGCAAAATCACTAGCCAAATAGTCAAATTCtttacacagtatttttttttctttgttgttgctttttatatTCACCTTGCTTTATGGATGacttgatatattttatattgattaatATGTAAAGTAGGAATAGAAATATATAGTTTAACAAATTTCCTTTTGAACAACttattaaaagtaaaagtaaCACTTAAAATTCTCTCAGACATTATCAAATAAACAAGCATGCTTAGCAGTTAACTGTTTATAATTCagaaacataatattttattagttttaaaaaaacacaaaatatctaAATGTATAttcaattaaaacatttattttttgattcaCAGTATTATTAGCCCATCTTACCTCTTGAActctaaaaatgaatgaatttaaaatatagaaaacgtTGGGAAACCCTTCTCATAAGTGCGCTtaacttttataaatatataaaactagtggaagtaaatatt
Coding sequences within:
- the LOC129008597 gene encoding putative olfactory receptor 2B8; its protein translation is MESINTNFTVTEFVFLGLSSEPKIQLILFIMFLFFYLSTVAGNVVIITIIQMEPRLQTPMYFFLTNLSFLDICYTSTNVPQMLSNMAGKKSTISFSSCATQMYFSLSFGMIECVLLSVMAYDRYVAICHPLHYTFIMDQNTCIQLAVISWSSSFLSSMVINVLTLSLPYCGPNILNHFFCEVPSVLRLACTDTSFTELVVFIFSIIIVFIPFLLIVVSYVRILQSVLRMRSASGQYKVLSTCTSHLTVVTLFYGTAIFMYMRLQSRSSWAGGKIIAVFYKVVTPMLNPLIYSLRNQDVKGALRRAIAKQRM